The Blastocatellia bacterium nucleotide sequence CAATGGATGTTCCAATCACTCCATACACGCGCTTCGTCCCAATCGCTTTCAGGCACTGGACCAGCGCCTCAGCTCCCCGCATTGTTGTCATAGTCACCTCCTCCGTTCAGGTACGTGGGTTCACCACATACAACGGCTCTTCACCTTTCAACACCCTGACTAAATTTCCAACGGCCATCTGAACCACTCGCTGCCGCACCTCAGCAGTAGCGCCGGCAATGTGTGGCGTTAAGATCACATTCTCCAGGCGCAGCAACGGATGGTCGGCCGCGATGGGTTCCTGAGAGAAAACGTCCACGCCTGCCCCGGCCAGTTTCTTCTGGCGCAGGCGCTCAGCCAGCGCCAGCTCATCTACACACTCGCCCCGCGCAACGTTGATGAACACGGCGCTGAACTTCATCAGCGACAACTCGCGCTGGCCGATCATGCCGCGTGTCTGCTCAGTTAACGGCACATGCAGACTGACAATATCAGCGACTCGCAGGAGATCATCCAACGCTCTGTATTGCACCTTCAGATCGGCTTCCTCATCAGCAGGCAATCGCACGGGATCGTAATACAGCGTCTGTGTCCCAAACGCATTCAACCGTCGCGCCACTTCTCGACCAATGCGCCCCATGCCGATGATGCCATAGGTCTTTCCTTGCAGCTCGAAGATGCCGCGTTCCCACATCAATTCTCGCTGAACCCACTGCCCTTCACTGGTCCTCTGATGGGCATATATAGCTTTTTTCAACAATGCCAACGCTAACATCAGTGTATGCTCAGCCACCGCCACATCATTGACGCCCGGCGTGTTGGCGACCGTCACGCCGCGCTGCCGGCAGGCCTTCAGATCAATATGTTCATAGCCGACACTGGGCTGTTGAATGAACCGCAGCTTTGGCGTCCGCGACAAAAACTGTTCCGTGATCGCATGACGGAATGTGTAATCGCCAAGCAGCATGTCGGCTTGTTGCAAAGCGTTATTGAGTTGCTCGTCGGTTGCGCCTTCCGCGCTTGTCACGATCAGATCAAATCGGCCTGATTGCGCGACCAGCCATTGTTGCACTAATGCGGCTGGAACCGGTGACAGAACAACGATGTGAGCTGTAGCTTGATTCGTCATGATGATACTCCCGCGATGTGTTAGGAGCCGCGATTATATCACAGCCTGGCTCAGCGTCCATGAGGGGATGTGTTTCTGACAAAAGTCTGAGCAAACTTGACCCATCTGCCGTTAGGTCATAGCATTGTTCGGCTTGGGAGGAATCAAGAGACACACAGATGAATGCAATTGAGACCTTTGATCTCACCCGCAAAT carries:
- a CDS encoding 2-hydroxyacid dehydrogenase, producing the protein MTNQATAHIVVLSPVPAALVQQWLVAQSGRFDLIVTSAEGATDEQLNNALQQADMLLGDYTFRHAITEQFLSRTPKLRFIQQPSVGYEHIDLKACRQRGVTVANTPGVNDVAVAEHTLMLALALLKKAIYAHQRTSEGQWVQRELMWERGIFELQGKTYGIIGMGRIGREVARRLNAFGTQTLYYDPVRLPADEEADLKVQYRALDDLLRVADIVSLHVPLTEQTRGMIGQRELSLMKFSAVFINVARGECVDELALAERLRQKKLAGAGVDVFSQEPIAADHPLLRLENVILTPHIAGATAEVRQRVVQMAVGNLVRVLKGEEPLYVVNPRT